TCCCACTCGATGGTCTCCGACGTCGCAATCGTCGACCGCGTGAGGAACTTGAAGCTCGACGAGGTGTCGACGAAGACGACCTCGCGATAGTTGGGGTGGATGTCTTTTCTCACACTGTTCCTTGTTCGGCGGGCAGGTTAGCCCGTCAGTTGTTGGCCGATTTCGCCACGTCGGCGAGGAACTCGGCATTCGACTTGGTGCTCTTCAAGCGGTCGATCAACAGCTCGAGCCCTGCCGCCGGCTCCGGAAGCGCCAGCAGGACGCGGCGGAGACGCCACACCTGGATCAGCTCGTCCGGATCGAACAACAATTCCTCTTTGCGGGTTCCGGAAGCCTCGATATCGATGGCCGGGTAGACCCGCTTGTCGGCGAGCTTGCGGTCGAGGCGCAGTTCCATGTTTCCGGTGCCCTTGAACTCCTCGAAGATGACCTCGTCCATCCTCGAACCGGTCTCGACGAGAGCGGTTCCCAGGATCGTCAGGCTTCCGCCCTCTTCGATGTTGCGGGCGGCGCCAAAGAAGCGCTTCGGCGGGTAGAGGGCAGTCGAGTCGACACCACCGGAGAGGATTCGGCCCGACGCGGGCGTCGCCAGGTTGTAGGCGCGTGCCAGGCGGGTGATCGAGTCGAGCAGGATCACGACGTCCTGACCGACCTCGACCAGGCGCTTGGCGCGCTCCAGGGCCAATTCGGCCACCTGGGTGTGCTCTTCGGCCGGCCGGTCGAAGGTCGAGTAAATCACGTCGCCCTTCACCGATCGCTGCATGTCGGTCACCTCTTCGGGGCGCTCATCGACCAGGACCACGATCAGGTGGCATTCCGGGTTGTTGTGGCTGATCGAGTTGGCGATCTCCTTGAGGACGGTCGTCTTGCCCGCCTTCGGTGGGGAGACGATCAAACCGCGCTGCCCCTTGCCGATGGGGGCGATGAGATCCACGATCCGGGCGAGCACGTGATTGGGCTGGCCCTCGACTTCGAGACGGAGTCTCTGGTCGGGGAACAGCGGGGTGAGATCGCCGAACTTGGGACGGCGATGCGCCTCTTCCACACCCATTCCGTTGACGTGGTCCATGCGGATCAGCGCCGGGAACTTCTCCTGCGACCGCGGAGGGCGGATCGGGCCGCTGAGCACGTCGCCGCGACGCAACCCGAACTTGCGAACCTGCGTGGCCGAGACATACACGTCCTTCTCACCGGGGAGGTACCCGGTACAGCGAAGGAACCCGTAGCCCTCGGGGAGGACATCGAGGATCCCTTCGCGCACCTCGGCATCGGAGTCGTCCCACTGTTGCTGGTGCTGCTGCTGGCCACCGCTCGCGGGGCGGGCGCCACGGCGGTTGCGGTTGCGCCGGCGGTTGCCGTCGTCGTCATCGTCGGATCCCTCGGCTGGCTTGCGATCGCCGCCGACCCGCGGCTGGCCGTCCCCCCGGCTCGAATCGCCGTCATCGCCGCTGCGACGCTCCTCGATGGCCGGCAGGTCGACGGGAGCAGGGGCGTCGCTGCCATCGAACTTGTCCGACTCGAGGATGGCGGCGATCAGCTTCGACTTCTGAAGAGACTGGTGGTCGGGTACGTCGATCGCTGCAGCGATGGTGCGCAACTCGTCCAGGTTCTTTTCCTGCAGCTTGGCTCTGCTGGTCATTTGATCCCTTTCCCTACAAGCGTGGGGTCCGCAAGACCGCGGGGACTCGATCCCGAGGCGTTCCTACGACTTCGCACTCTTGCCTTTGCGCTCGGTGAGCGCCTGCTGATATGCGTTCCAGTCCTGGGTGAACCGCTGGTTGCCGATGTCGGTCAGCGGGTGGTTGAAGAGTTTTTCCATCACCTCGAATGGCATGGTCGAGGCGTCTGCGCCGATCCGGGCCGAGTCGACGACGTGCTGGGGGTGGCGCAGACTCGCCGCCAGGATCTCGGTCTCGTATCCCTGAACGGTGTAGGTCTCCACCAATTCCGACAGCAATTGGAGTCCGTCGTTCCCGATGTCGTCGACCCTTCCGAGGAAGGGGGAGACGAAGGTGGCCCCGATGTTCGCCGCCAGAATCGCCTGAGCGGCAGAAAAGACGAGGGTCACGTTGATCGGATGGCCCATCTCGACGAGACGGGCACCGGCCGCGATGCCCTCCTGGGTCATCGGAACCTTGACCACGACATTATCGGCAATTTTTCGCAGTGCTTGACCCTGGCGGACCATCTCGTCACGGTCCTCGGCGACGACCTCCGCCGAGACCGGCCCCGGCACCAGATCGGTGATCTTGCGGATCAAGTCCTCGAATTCGAGCCCTTCCTTGGCGGCAAGGGTCGGATTCGTGGTGATTCCGTCGAGAATTCCCCACCCCGCCGCGATTTCGATATGAGCAAGGTGGGCCGTGTCGAGAAAGAGCTTCAAAGATGCCTCCGAGCCGGGAGCCTCGACCTACACAGGGGCACGGCGGCGCCGTCCAGATGTCGGGGTCGAGAAGGTTGGGTCGAATACCCAAAATCGATTGTAGACGGTCCTGAGCCATCGGCAAAGCCTCGCGGGACCGGCCCCAGCTCCTGCCACGGCCCCGGCCAGACCGGCGGCGGGTGGCACGAGCGCGTGCCCTGCTGGCTGGAGCCGGAGCGGGAGCCGTGGCCGGGCTGGTACTACCAGCCGAGTTCTTGGGCTACCGCTTCTCCCGACGGTGGGACCGGGGTTCCGAGTTCGGATGCGCCGGCGGCTGTCTCCGGGTCTTTGAGTCCATGGCCGGTGAGGGTGCAGACCACCGGGCCCTCGGGCAGCCGGTCGCCGAGGGCGATGATCCCGGCCACCCCGGCGGCACTGGCGGGCTCGACGAAGATGCCCTCTCTCGAAGCGAGGAGGTCATAGGCCTCCATGATCTGCTCGTCGGTCACCGCAGCGATCAGACCACCCGATTCCATCCGGGCCGTTACGGCGCCCGCCCATGAGGCGGGGTTGCCGATTCGAATGGCGGTCGCCACGGTCTCGGGCTGCTCCACTGGCGCGCCGAGTACCAACAGTGCCGCTCCCGCTGCCTGGAACCCCCACATCTGCGGAGCCGCCCCGATGGCCCGGTAACCGAGCCAGGTGGCGGTGATGTTCCCGGCGTTGCCCACCGGTAGGGCGTGCACCGCGGGGGCGCCGCCAAGATCGTCGGCCACCTCCCAGGCGGCGGTCTGCTGTCCGGCGAGCCTGAACGGGTTGATGGAGTTGACCAAAGTCACCTCATGCACCTTTGCGAGTTCCTGCACTGCGCGCAGCGCGGCGTCGAAGGAACCGTCCACCGTGATGATCCGGGCACCATGGCGGATCGCCTGGGCGAGCTTGCCGAGCGCCACCTTGCCGGCGGGCAGCACCACGATGCATTCGATCCCGGCACGGGCTGCATACGCCGCCGCCGATGCCGAGGTGTTGCCGGTGGAGGCGCAAGCCACGGCCTTCGCCCGCGCTTCGACGGCCTTCGATATCGCCAGAGTCATCCCCCGGTCCTTGAACGACCCGGTCGGGTTGGCCCCCTCGATCTTCAAGTGGACCGATCGGCCGACGATCTCCGATAGATGTCTCCCGAGGATCAGTGGCGTGCTCCCCTCCCCGAGGGTGATGATCGGGGTGTTGGCCGTGACCGGGAGGCGGCCTCGATAACGCTCGATGACTCCGTGGGTCACGCTTCGTCGCCTTCGACCCGGATCGCCGAGGCAACCTCGCGCACCGCGTCGAGCCGGCGCAACGCTTCGGCGGACGACCGCTGAGCCGCCTCCGGCGCACCGTGAGTGACCATCAGCAGCGTGGCACGGTTCCCGCGGCCGTCCTGACGCACCGACTTGATACTGACTCCCGCCGCGCCGAATGCTCCGGCTATCTGGGCGAGGACCCCGGGACTGTCCTCCACCTCGAGACGGAGACACCACTGAGTAGGTGTCGAGGCGAAGGACCCGGCGCCACCGGTGATCGCGGGTGTCACCTCCACGACGAGGTCGACGCGATCGTCATCGACGAGTTCCATAACATCGGCGGTCAGCAAATCGGGGGCCACCGATCGGGGACGGGCGAGGTCGCGCACGGCCACCCGGCGCACTTCGAGATCGAGTCCCGTCCGCGCGGTGACCGCGGCGCGATCGGCGACGAGGCGTTCGATGAGAGTGCCGCCAACCGTCCCTGCCCCGGCAATGCCGATTCCGATGGTGCGCATCCCGGGAGGGTAGGCGGGCGGCCTCCGGCCGCCTTGGGCCGGGCTTCCTGGCCCGCCCCCGCTCCAGCTCCATCCCCAGCCAGACTGGAGGCATGGTCTGGCTGGGGATGGAGCCGTGGCCGGGGCTGGTGTTCCTACATGCTTTCGGGAGCCGTCAGCCCGAGCAGACCAAGGACCCCCGCCATGACGCTCTTGGCGCCCTCCACCAGCCACAGCCTCGCCTGGGTGACGGCATCGTCCTCGGTGACGATCCGGCAGTCCGAGTAGAAGCGATGGAACGCCGTGGCGAAGTCGTACCCGTAGGCAGTGAGACGGTGCGCCGCTCTCCGGCTGGCCGACTCGAGTACCTCCTCGCCGAACCGATCTATCTCGCGCAGCAACGCCACCTCTGCCGGGTGGTCGAGCACCGACAGGTCGACGTCTTCGAGGGGCCGGCGGGTCACACCCTGTTCGGAGGCGAACCGTTCGAGAGCGGCCATGCGGGCGTGGGCGTACTGGAGGTAGTAGACGGGGTTGTCCATAGACCGCGCCTTGGCGGCCTCGAGGTCGAAGGTGATCGTCGTGTCGGGGCTGTAGGCCGCAAGGTTGTACCGGGTGGCATCGGCGCCCACCTCCTCGAGCACTTCCCGAAACGTGATGAACTCGCCGGCGCGGGTCGACATGCGGACGGGTTCACCGCCGCGACTGACGTTCACCATCTGGTTGATCACGATCTCCAACTGATCCGGCTGGTGACCCATGGCCTCGACCGCGGCCTTCATCCGTGGGATGTAACCGTGATGGTCGGCGCCCCAGATGTTGATAACCCGATCGAATCCCCGCTCGAACTTTTCGCGGTGATAGGCCACGTCGGGGGCGATGTAGGTGTAGGTGCCATCCGACTTCACCAGCACCCGGTCCTTCTCGTCCCCGTAGTCGGTGGTGCGGAACCAGATCGCCCCCTCCGCCTCGTAGATGTGGCCCCGCTCCCGGAGCTCATCGATCGCCGCTGCCACAGCACCCGAGTCATGAAGATCGTTCTCGCTCGTCCAGACGTCGAATGAGATCCCGGCCAACTCCAGAGTCTCCTCGATGTCCTTCATCGCCCGCGCCAAACCCCACTGCCGGATCGCCGACCGGCGGCCTTCCTCCGGAAGGTCGGCAGAGGCATCGCCGATCTCGGCGGCCATTTCGGCTGCCCACTCTGCGATGTATGCGCCGTGATACCCGTCCTCGGGCACCTCGGCGTCGCGACCCAACGCCTGGAGATAACGCGCTTCGAGACTGGCACCGAAACGGTCCATCTGGACCCCAGCGTCGTTGTAGTAGTACTCCCGCGTGACCGGGTGGCCCACGTACTCGAGCATCCGAGAGAGCACATCGCCGATGACGCCCCCCCGGCCATGGCCGATGTGTAGCGGACCGTTGGGATTCGATGAGACGAACTCGACCTGGATCCGCTCGCCCGCCCCGAAATCCGAGCGGGCGTGATCGGGACCGCCCTTCGCAGCGATTCGCAGCACCTCGTGGTACCAGGACGCCGCCAGGCGAAAGTTGAGGAACCCGGGGCCAGCGACTTCGACGCCGACGACATGAGGGATCGCGGGCAGGTGGGCCAGCACGATTTCGGCGACCTCACGGGGGGGCTTTGCTGCCGGCTTGGCGGCAGCCAGGGCGACATTCGTGGCCCAGTCTCCGTGCTCCCGGTCACGAGGCCGTTCGACCACGAAGTCGAACGACCCGACCCCAGGAAGACTCCCGTCGGCGACGGCAGCCTCGAGGGCGGAAGAGATCGCCGCTCGGATGGTGTCGGGAAACTCGCTCATCCATGGATCGTAACGGGCGGGGTTTGGCCTCCAGGTGCGTTGATACACTCGCCACCTCCCAGCCCTCGTAGCTCAGGGGATAGAGCGTCGGCCTCCGGAGCCGGAAGCGCAGGTTCGAATCCTGCCGAGGGCGCGAATAGTCTCCAGTCTCCAGTCTCCAGTCTCCAGTCTCCAGTCTCCAGTCTCCAGTCTCCAGTCTCNNNNNNNNNNNNNNNNNNNNNNNNNNNNNNNNNNNNNNNNNNNNNNNNNNNNNNNNNNNNNNNNNNNNNNNNNNNNNNNNNNNNNNNNNNNNNNNNNNNNCAGTGACGGCCTTCCGCCTTCCGCCTTCCGCCTTCCGCAAGAAGGCCCGACCGACGCGGCAAGCCGTTTGGGCGAATTGCGAATTGCGAATGGCGTATTGCGAATTGCGAACTCTTAGAACAGAACTCGCCTCAACTCGCTGAAGCCGATCTCGCGGCCGATCACCATGAGGTCCATCGTGATCGCCACGCCCCAGTGGACGGCAAAGCCCCATAAGACCGACTTCGACTTGAGCGCCAGGTAGCCGAGCACGAACCCGGCGATGATCGCCGAGAAAGTCTCCAGCGCCGGCTTGCCGAAATGGATCATCGTGTACGGGATCACCATCACCGGGATCGCGTAGTAGCCCAGCCGGGCATACAGACCGAAGAGCAGGAACCCCCGGAAGAACACCTCCAAACCCAGGAACTGCAGGCCGTAGAAGAGGTGGTAGCCCCAAAAATGCCAGTCCCCTTGTGACGCCAGCTCGTAGAACGGGTACTTCGCCTGGAACGCACCCAGCGCCGAAGCGACGTACACCACCGGCACCATGAACACCAGGGCATACGCATACGGCCGGAGTTGATGCCACTGCCCCCGCACCCGAAATCCCCAGTCTCGGGGGTGCTCCCGCAGCACCAGCGTGATCACCATCACCGGGAGCAGCACCCTGATGACCAGGCTGCTCACCCCCCAGTATTGGTACGGCAGCAGGCCGTAATATTCGCGATACCCGGGGCCGAGAGCATCGGCAACCGATCGATGCAGGGGCGAAGTCCGGAACCAACCCGGCAGACCCCAATACTCGAACACGACGAGAAGCACGGTCGCCGACAAGAAGACGATGAGGGTCCGCCGATCGACGCCGGCGAGCGCCTGGCGAACCGCCCCGACCCCGTTCTCACTCTCCACGAGTCGTCACTCCCCGTTGCGGCCGTTCAAGGTAGTTGCCGGCGTGGAGTCTGACCGCCGCACGGCGCCTCCAGCGAGAGCCAGCCCCGGCTCCGGCCCCCGCCCCAGCCGGACAGTGGCGAGGCCGGCGAGTGGCCGACGACGCGGATCGCCAGGCTCCTCTGAGGTCAACTAGCCGGGGCTGGCTCTGACTGGCTCTGGCTGAGGCCGGAGCTGGGGCCAGAGCTGGCTGGGTATCATCGGAGAACGCGAAAACGGAGCCCCATGCGTCCCATCTGGAAAGGCGCCATCTCGTTCGGCCTGGTCACGATCCCG
This genomic window from Acidimicrobiia bacterium contains:
- the rho gene encoding transcription termination factor Rho, with the protein product MTSRAKLQEKNLDELRTIAAAIDVPDHQSLQKSKLIAAILESDKFDGSDAPAPVDLPAIEERRSGDDGDSSRGDGQPRVGGDRKPAEGSDDDDDGNRRRNRNRRGARPASGGQQQHQQQWDDSDAEVREGILDVLPEGYGFLRCTGYLPGEKDVYVSATQVRKFGLRRGDVLSGPIRPPRSQEKFPALIRMDHVNGMGVEEAHRRPKFGDLTPLFPDQRLRLEVEGQPNHVLARIVDLIAPIGKGQRGLIVSPPKAGKTTVLKEIANSISHNNPECHLIVVLVDERPEEVTDMQRSVKGDVIYSTFDRPAEEHTQVAELALERAKRLVEVGQDVVILLDSITRLARAYNLATPASGRILSGGVDSTALYPPKRFFGAARNIEEGGSLTILGTALVETGSRMDEVIFEEFKGTGNMELRLDRKLADKRVYPAIDIEASGTRKEELLFDPDELIQVWRLRRVLLALPEPAAGLELLIDRLKSTKSNAEFLADVAKSANN
- the fsa gene encoding fructose-6-phosphate aldolase translates to MKLFLDTAHLAHIEIAAGWGILDGITTNPTLAAKEGLEFEDLIRKITDLVPGPVSAEVVAEDRDEMVRQGQALRKIADNVVVKVPMTQEGIAAGARLVEMGHPINVTLVFSAAQAILAANIGATFVSPFLGRVDDIGNDGLQLLSELVETYTVQGYETEILAASLRHPQHVVDSARIGADASTMPFEVMEKLFNHPLTDIGNQRFTQDWNAYQQALTERKGKSAKS
- the thrC gene encoding threonine synthase; its protein translation is MTHGVIERYRGRLPVTANTPIITLGEGSTPLILGRHLSEIVGRSVHLKIEGANPTGSFKDRGMTLAISKAVEARAKAVACASTGNTSASAAAYAARAGIECIVVLPAGKVALGKLAQAIRHGARIITVDGSFDAALRAVQELAKVHEVTLVNSINPFRLAGQQTAAWEVADDLGGAPAVHALPVGNAGNITATWLGYRAIGAAPQMWGFQAAGAALLVLGAPVEQPETVATAIRIGNPASWAGAVTARMESGGLIAAVTDEQIMEAYDLLASREGIFVEPASAAGVAGIIALGDRLPEGPVVCTLTGHGLKDPETAAGASELGTPVPPSGEAVAQELGW
- a CDS encoding ACT domain-containing protein encodes the protein MRTIGIGIAGAGTVGGTLIERLVADRAAVTARTGLDLEVRRVAVRDLARPRSVAPDLLTADVMELVDDDRVDLVVEVTPAITGGAGSFASTPTQWCLRLEVEDSPGVLAQIAGAFGAAGVSIKSVRQDGRGNRATLLMVTHGAPEAAQRSSAEALRRLDAVREVASAIRVEGDEA
- the argS gene encoding arginine--tRNA ligase, with protein sequence MSEFPDTIRAAISSALEAAVADGSLPGVGSFDFVVERPRDREHGDWATNVALAAAKPAAKPPREVAEIVLAHLPAIPHVVGVEVAGPGFLNFRLAASWYHEVLRIAAKGGPDHARSDFGAGERIQVEFVSSNPNGPLHIGHGRGGVIGDVLSRMLEYVGHPVTREYYYNDAGVQMDRFGASLEARYLQALGRDAEVPEDGYHGAYIAEWAAEMAAEIGDASADLPEEGRRSAIRQWGLARAMKDIEETLELAGISFDVWTSENDLHDSGAVAAAIDELRERGHIYEAEGAIWFRTTDYGDEKDRVLVKSDGTYTYIAPDVAYHREKFERGFDRVINIWGADHHGYIPRMKAAVEAMGHQPDQLEIVINQMVNVSRGGEPVRMSTRAGEFITFREVLEEVGADATRYNLAAYSPDTTITFDLEAAKARSMDNPVYYLQYAHARMAALERFASEQGVTRRPLEDVDLSVLDHPAEVALLREIDRFGEEVLESASRRAAHRLTAYGYDFATAFHRFYSDCRIVTEDDAVTQARLWLVEGAKSVMAGVLGLLGLTAPESM
- a CDS encoding CPBP family intramembrane glutamic endopeptidase gives rise to the protein MESENGVGAVRQALAGVDRRTLIVFLSATVLLVVFEYWGLPGWFRTSPLHRSVADALGPGYREYYGLLPYQYWGVSSLVIRVLLPVMVITLVLREHPRDWGFRVRGQWHQLRPYAYALVFMVPVVYVASALGAFQAKYPFYELASQGDWHFWGYHLFYGLQFLGLEVFFRGFLLFGLYARLGYYAIPVMVIPYTMIHFGKPALETFSAIIAGFVLGYLALKSKSVLWGFAVHWGVAITMDLMVIGREIGFSELRRVLF